The segment AATTTCAAAGCCGCCTCAACTGCATTGGTGCCGGTGGGACCAGTAAACTGGACCTTATAATCCAGATTGCGCGGGGCCAGAATCACCTCACGAAACGTCTCCAGAAAACGAATTTTAGCAGATGTTGCCATATCCAGGCTGTGGACCACTCCATTGCGCTGCAAATACTCGATAATAGCCTTGTTCACAGCGGGATGGTTATGGCCGTAATTCAAGACCCCGGCCCCGGCGAAGAAATCGATGTACTCGTTTCCTTGCTCATCGCGCAGCAAAGCGCCTTCGGCGCTGTCAAATATTACCGGGAATGCGCGGACATAGCTCCTGACATTGGACTCTATTTCTTCGATGACACTCATCGTGTTACCCCTGTTCTGGTTTTTGAATTCCTTTTTCTCAATCATGTGCGTCTTCTCCTTGCGATTATTAGTCAGAATGTAATGGTAAACAATATCTCGCCTTCGTGCGACGGATCTTCAAAATGATCGACCCTCAAAAATTCCGATGTCTCAAGGCTCGCTTGATGCCTTTGGGTAAACCCTCTGAAAAGCGCCTGTGAGGGTTGGTTGGAAGGGGAGACTGTTGTTTCCATAGTACGAATCTTGTGATGGTGCAACTGCTTGATCAACCATTCCAGCATACTGGAAGCAATCTGACGGCCCCTGAAATCAGGATCAACGGCCACCTGCCACACAAAAATGCAATCCGGCTGACGAGGCCTGAGGTAAGCCGATATAAAACCAACAACCCTGCCTTCAGACTCAGCAACAACGCAGGTATCGGCAAAATCCCGACACAGGATGTAATAGTAATAGGCCGAGTTCAAATCCAAAGGAGGGCATGATCTGATCAGCTTGAAGATCGATAGCCCTTCAAGAAAATATGGATGGCGTAGCTTTGTTTCTTCATTGTTCATCGGGTATCCGCGGTTGGGGAAATTGACTTCTTCGAGGAAATATGTGAGTATTTGTTTACTAACATCCTAACAGATTCTCATTCTAGAGTCAATTTGAACATGTGCATCAA is part of the Dehalococcoidia bacterium genome and harbors:
- the ectA gene encoding diaminobutyrate acetyltransferase, which translates into the protein MNNEETKLRHPYFLEGLSIFKLIRSCPPLDLNSAYYYYILCRDFADTCVVAESEGRVVGFISAYLRPRQPDCIFVWQVAVDPDFRGRQIASSMLEWLIKQLHHHKIRTMETTVSPSNQPSQALFRGFTQRHQASLETSEFLRVDHFEDPSHEGEILFTITF